One window from the genome of Mauremys mutica isolate MM-2020 ecotype Southern chromosome 4, ASM2049712v1, whole genome shotgun sequence encodes:
- the LOC123369373 gene encoding protein tyrosine phosphatase receptor type C-associated protein-like isoform X1, which translates to MHQPDLHPLPEDRGHSAIRAPWGLLSAGLALLVLPGPALGSDSNPDSNSVAVVFLVFLLLLLLLVLALAWRKLSHDSDGRYHPRHLCQPYHLLAALARRWRELRGQVPPERHWQGKEDDEEEDDEEEDEETLQRDEEEGGGGQEQQSEEEGTAVPEGTPPHDAPEGALEEGGEAEGASAGGLLSDLHSFSGTAAWEDSAAEGGSRQHVTAL; encoded by the exons ATGCACCAGCCCGACCTGCACCCATTGCCTGAGGACAGGGGG cactctgCCATTCGTGCCCCATGGGGCCTGCTCTCTGCAGGGCTGGCACTCCTGGTGCTTCCGGGACCCGCGCTGGGCTCAGACTCCAACCCAGACAGCAACTCCGTGGCTGTGGTCTTCCTGGtcttcctgctcctgctgctgctcctggtgcTGGCCCTGGCCTGGCGCAAGCTGAGCCATGATTCAGATGGCAGGTATCACCCACGCCACCTGTGCCAGCCATACCACCTGCTAGCAGCCCTGGCCAGGCGCTGGCGTGAGCTGCGAGGGCAGGTGCCCCCTGAGAGGCACTGGCAAGGCAAGGAGGACGACGAGGAGGAGGACGatgaggaggaggatgaggagaCCCTTCAGCGGGATGAGGAGGAAGGTggaggagggcaggagcagcagagcgAGGAGGAGGGCACTGCTGTGCCAGAGGGCACCCCGCCCCACGATGCCCCTGAGGGAGCCCTAgaagagggaggggaggcagagggtgCCAGCGCCGGAGGCCTGCTCAGTGACCTGCACTCCTTCTCCGGGACGGCTGCCTGGGAGGACAGCGCCGCGGAGGGAGGAAGCCGCCAGCATGTCACTGCCCTCTAG
- the LOC123369373 gene encoding protein tyrosine phosphatase receptor type C-associated protein-like isoform X2 produces the protein MHSAIRAPWGLLSAGLALLVLPGPALGSDSNPDSNSVAVVFLVFLLLLLLLVLALAWRKLSHDSDGRYHPRHLCQPYHLLAALARRWRELRGQVPPERHWQGKEDDEEEDDEEEDEETLQRDEEEGGGGQEQQSEEEGTAVPEGTPPHDAPEGALEEGGEAEGASAGGLLSDLHSFSGTAAWEDSAAEGGSRQHVTAL, from the coding sequence cactctgCCATTCGTGCCCCATGGGGCCTGCTCTCTGCAGGGCTGGCACTCCTGGTGCTTCCGGGACCCGCGCTGGGCTCAGACTCCAACCCAGACAGCAACTCCGTGGCTGTGGTCTTCCTGGtcttcctgctcctgctgctgctcctggtgcTGGCCCTGGCCTGGCGCAAGCTGAGCCATGATTCAGATGGCAGGTATCACCCACGCCACCTGTGCCAGCCATACCACCTGCTAGCAGCCCTGGCCAGGCGCTGGCGTGAGCTGCGAGGGCAGGTGCCCCCTGAGAGGCACTGGCAAGGCAAGGAGGACGACGAGGAGGAGGACGatgaggaggaggatgaggagaCCCTTCAGCGGGATGAGGAGGAAGGTggaggagggcaggagcagcagagcgAGGAGGAGGGCACTGCTGTGCCAGAGGGCACCCCGCCCCACGATGCCCCTGAGGGAGCCCTAgaagagggaggggaggcagagggtgCCAGCGCCGGAGGCCTGCTCAGTGACCTGCACTCCTTCTCCGGGACGGCTGCCTGGGAGGACAGCGCCGCGGAGGGAGGAAGCCGCCAGCATGTCACTGCCCTCTAG
- the LOC123369372 gene encoding ribosomal protein S6 kinase beta-2-like produces MAGVFDIDLETEEGSDGDEPELGVEMDLELRGNGLEPVGHYEEIEISESSVNNGPECIGPHCFELLRVLGKGGYGKVFQVRKVQGTNAGKIFAMKVLKKAKIACNAKDTAHTKAERNILEAIKHPFIVDLIYAFQTGGKLYLILECLSGGELFMQLEREGIFLEDTACFYLSEITLALGHLHCNGIIYRDLKPENIMLNSQGHIKLTDFGLCKESIHEGAVTHTFCGTIEYMAPEILMRSGHNRAVDWWSLGALMYDMLTGSPPFTAENRKKTIDKILKGKLVLPPYLTPDARDLLKKFLKRNPSQRIGGGTGDAADVQKQPFFRQVNWDELLARKLDPPFRPCLQSDDDVSQFDTRFTRQTPVDSPDDASISESANQAFLGFTYVAPSVLESIKEGFSFQPKVRSPRRLNSSPRTPVSPLKFSPFEAFKPSLAVEPMELGLPLLPPQPEGTAPLPIKTPTGTKKQKGGRGRVAR; encoded by the exons ATGGCCGGGGTGTTTGACATCGACCTGGAGACCGAGGAGGGGAGCGACGGGGACGAGCCCGAGCTGGGGGTG GAGATGGATTTGGAGCTGCGGGGGAATGGCCTGGA GCCGGTGGGGCACTATGAGGAGATCGAGATCTCAGAGAGCAGCGTCAACAATGGCCCTGAGTGCATCGGGCCCCACTGTTTCGAGCTGCTGCGCGTCCTAGGCAAGGGTGGCTACGGCAAG GTGTTCCAGGTACGGAAGGTGCAGGGGACCAACGCTGGGAAGATCTTTGCCATGAAAGTCCTGAAGAAG GCCAAAATCGCCTGCAACGCCAAGGACACGGCTCACACCAAGGCTGAGAGGAACATCCTGGAGGCCATCAAACACCCCTTCATCGTGGACCTGATCTACGCTTTCCAGACGGGTGGCAAGCTCTACCTCATCCTTGAGTGCTTGAGTG GTGGCGAGCTCTTCATGCAGCTGGAGCGTGAGGGCATTTTCCTGGAGGACACAGCATG CTTCTACCTGAGCGAGATCACACTGGCCCTGGGCCACCTGCACTGCAACGGCATCATCTACCGGGACCTGAAGCCGGAGAACATCATGTTGAACAGCCAAG GACACATCAAGCTGACGGACTTCGGACTGTGCAAGGAGTCGATCCATGAGGGAGCCGTCACCCACACCTTCTGTGGGACCATTGAGTACAT GGCTCCAGAGATCCTGATGCGGAGCGGACACAACCGGGCCGTGGACTGGTGGAGCCTCGGGGCCTTGATGTACGACATGCTCACTGGATCG CCGCCCTTCACAGCTGAGAACCGGAAGAAAACCATCGACAAGATCCTCAAGGGGAAGTTGGTGCTGCCACCTTACCTGACCCCTGATGCCCGGGATCTACTCAAGAAG TTCCTCAAGAGAAACCCCAGCCAGAGGATTGGGGGCGGGACGGGCGATGCAGCTGATGTGCAG AAGCAGCCATTTTTCCGCCAAGTCAACTGGGATGAACTGCTGGCGCGCAAGCTGGACCCACCCTTCAGGCCTTGCCTG CAATCGGATGATGACGTCAGCCAGTTTGACACCCGCTTCACTCGTCAGACGCCCGTGGACAGCCCTGACGACGCCTCCATTAGCGAGAGTGCCAACCAGGCCTTCCTG GGCTTCACGTATGTGGCCCCGTCGGTGCTGGAGAGCATTAAGGAGGGCTTCTCCTTCCAGCCAAAGGTGCGCTCCCCTCGCCGCCTCAATAGCAGCCCCAGAACGCCTGTCAG CCCGTTGAAGTTCTCTCCCTTCGAGGCCTTCAAGCCCAGCCTGGCGGTGGAGCCAATGGAGCTAGGGCTGCCGCTGCTGCCGCCCCAACCAGAGGGCACGGCCCCCCTGCCCATCAAGACGCCGACAGGCACCAAGAAGCAGaaggggggccggggccgggtggcAAGGTAG